GCAAATAATGTTATTGATTGAAAATACCTATCGACTGCTGTAAACGCATTCATAGTGTAGACAGAGTTGAAATTTCATGACCTGATGACGAGTTCCAAGGCAAAACACGTAGGAATTTTTAGACTGTGTCAAGCTGATAGGATAGATAGAAACTACGAGTATTGTTTTCAGTCAGCCAACAGTCATTTATCAAACTTACTTTGGGACTGAATAATTGATGATTTGAATAAATCATTTTATGCTGACTGTAAATGTACACATCATAATGTATAAATTATTGAACGCTATAAACTACTTATTTAGTAAGCTAATGAGTCTGGCCAGCTGCGATAGTTTTGTTGATAACAATCTAAGTATCATGATTGATTTCCGATAGGTTTgtagatacctacataaaacaATGAATgccattttgtaaatataatatttacctaTCGTGTATGGAGTACTCCcttatattttattagtaagaaaaacTGCCTGACTATCTTTGCATCAGAGATTCAGGATTCATCATGGAGCTAAAAATATTGGTTTATTCTTTGGTGTGATGACGACACACTTCCGCGGAATGGGGGCAACCAGCCGAAACTTGtgaaaacattatttataaCCGAAGATTAAGCGATGGTTTGCGTAAACCGCGATGACTGATTTCAGCATTACGATTTAGGGCTTCATTTCCTAAAAAAAGATTTCAGTTTACAGTAATTTGAgaataaacaaatgaaaatgtaCTTACTTACCAAAGTCATAACCGTTTTAAAGTTGCAAGACCTTGTGACTTTTGGCTTGGAATTAGATCTGACAAAGGGatactattgaaattttataatataggATCTTGGTAGAATGAGACCTTACTTTGAAACTGATATTTTTACTTTGAGACCTGTAATAAAATCGTCTAGTACGACAACGTACTTAATTTAAGAAtcatttttaatattgtataaCATTGTTTTCAGCATGGCACATAATACTTTACGTCCTGGCTGCCATATTTGGAGCAGCCAACTACATACTCCTGCATAAGACCATGGAACTAGTGAATGACCACTGCGTATTGTACCCGAGGAAGCTAGAATTTCACGTCGTACCCCGGTCAAACTACACGGATGAAGTGGAAACCAATGTCAACTACACAATGGTTGATGAGGTGCAAAACGGTTTAGAAGACGATGTTACCTCAACCGATGGAAAGTCGATGGAGAAAAGTGTAACAAAAAGAGAAATTCCTGATAACGAAACAATGGATAGTTTGGAAACAACAATGGATGCCATGAACGTGACTGTCGTAACCGGTAAGTTGCCATAAAGCCGCTGCTACAAGCGTTATCACCGAGTAAGCACACACTATTTGATAGAACTTCGTCGGTAAAGGAAATGACTAAATGTACACAaaatccattttttttaaataacgaaACCTAAATCTTTTTTATCCCAAAATACTGAAAACAACCTGAATCAAAATTATACGTCTGTATGAAATTTCAAAACCAAAATCTATGCTCTTCGATGTACTCATcttgtatttataaaaatatgccTCTTATTGGAACTACGCGActaaattaatgattttttttcctCTAGGACATGTACGATACTTTCCTGGCAACTCTTCAGTCACCAGTTTCACTGTTAGACTATTACCGTATCAGAAAAGGACcaccaaaattagaaagaaAAGAAGTTTGTTTTAATTCTTTTCGTGTGATTTCGGTGTTTTTGACCTACTAAAGTATCGTTGATTGGATTTTTTTACTAACGCTTTTCCAAATTTATACTGTAACCTGCATTATCTGGCTTAAAATCATTTTCAACGAGTTTACATACgactaaatacagggtgtcccaaaaagtgaCAAGCGATGTCCAGAGAGATTTATTGATAAATTGACGTAAAACTCGTACAGGGAATGtaactcaccagttggtgctgGATCTGTCCCGGTCTCTGTTCGCGTTGGACAGCGACTGCCAGTTCGCGGAGTATATGCCGGTCATGTCCACCATATGCGCTGTGCTTCACAGATATCAAATAGACATTTATTAGTCTATTTCAGAAGCACCACGCTCTCTAATTTATCGGAGTGAAATATAGAGGACTTGGCCTACATTCCCCATGTTGGCCAGAAGAGTTGAGTTACTTATATGCGCATGTAGAGTATAGATCCGCTACTGTGATTCCTAAATACTTAACTAGCAATAAGAACAAAACACTAAAAGATTTTGAACTGCTCTCATAAGCAATATCTTAGTAgataattaatattgattgatAAATTGATGTAAAACTCGTACAGGGAATGTAACTCACCAGCTGGTGCTGGATCTGACCCGGTCTCTGTTCGCGTTCGACAGCGACTGCCAGTTCGCGGAGTACATGCCGGTCATGTCCACCATCTGCGCTCTGGTCTGGGTCACGCTGTTCACCATGTGTCCTGGCGGCGGCCACGCTAGATCTGGGTGAGTAAAATTACTCTTATCGATGATTGTGTTAAGGTTTCTTTTACAACTGACTCTATTACcatcaaattaaaatattttattcagtacattaggccctttccagggcacttatacacgtcccaaatataactAGTTTTCGCGAATCACACTTaacgaaaattttttttaatcaaaaaataGTTAACTAATTGAAAATTCTATAGAATCATTTGGTGATTATAGAATTAATCTTTGATTTCCGAATAACAATATTATACCATTGTAACTCCCACGGCCTCTCTCTAGCACAAAAATATTCCCACATGTACTTTTTGTTGTTTGACGAATTACTAAGTAGCTGATATTATACAAGTATTCACGTGCTTACTACTTATTCATATGCTGTCAATTGTTCCTCCAACTATCTCACCAAAATTACTTGTCCCAAACTCAAAGTTTACACTAGCGACAGATAATACACCATAGTTAAGTAGTTTCTCCAttacgatggctcctacgtacaagggcgaaactgccgcttacgcctttttccaattatttaagcaatgatttcactttgctctaatctataacatcagtaagaaaaaaaaattttttttccattagatacaaaataaaattttaggcaaataggcgtatgtgcaaaactacgccacgtataaagcccaatcatacgattcgtcaatctatacgagtagttgcttacataaacatatattttttataatccaaatcttaaataaagccatgaaaatatttagcaaattgttttatttataaattatgacacattatatagttatttaatttttagcgttaagagtcgcatctcaaactaatttgaaaattataaataacttgaaaaaatcgaactgcctaaggcatcgtgggttcaattcccgccttaggcaattcgattttttcaagtaatttatattttttaaaaatatgacacattatgttaaaagacctaactaaatctcgagcacagtatatgggcgtatttgcgttaaaacgtaaaacggtacattaaacgactttttctaactgatttattattgatatagcacatgataacaattaaaataattacatgcataaataaagagagtaatcgcttaaaatattatatttacgttgtcatttaagtctctttacgttgaacaatatacatgaaattatagaaatatgccgacgtaaaagggcaatgcgtaaaatctcaaaatatataagaaaaatataaaaattgataacagcagtagcaaaagcattacatgttaaggctaaatgtgaaatttcattaaattcgttttagtaggtcagaagatatgacccaaaaatatggttctggccactaaaatggctctcctgtaaaatttacttttttcacttacgccagtatacgtaggagccatcgtaCTTTAAACATCCATTTGAAATAACATCATCACACTTACATGTTTCCACCGGGGTTGGACCTCAAGGCCAAGCATTGACATGGTATCCCCCCCCCTAAAAAAgaaccctagatacgccaatgggGAGGAGTAATTGacctgatttttttttatatttttaaaccggcagacagtggtgactgagtttgttgcggcgcttcttctcagcacttgccaaatgtttgtctcgaagcgcgaGAATAAGACATGTattaggctccttaagagcatttgacgatttgtaagtactaatttaattagtctaaacaaataaagataattttgatttgatttgatgattCCCAGGCTGCAGCAGCCGTGGCGCATCCTGACGCCGGCGCTGCTGTTCGCGCTGGTGATGGTGGGCCTCACGGGCCACAGCTTCACGCGAACTAACGGCGGCCTGCACGCCTTCTGCGGAGCGTTCGCCAACCTCACCAACTCCACTACGTCAGTATACGTTTAGCTATGGTCTGATTGTTTCGAGACAAACGCAGGCCTATAGAAGATAAGGTCCTTTATTCAGTATCTCCCAAATACATTGAAAAACCTTGCTCGCCGAAAACGCTCCTACATCTTGGACGAATAGTGGTTTGTTAGTACTAGTTCTACATTATCGAATTATTCACGCATATTAGAAGAAcggattaaaaatcaaaattaaaaaaaaaatcgttgatgtcttttgtatGGGGCCATTGAAAGGgtcaacttttttatttttctgttcAATTTTTATGTTCAATAACTATGTGCAttgcctacttatttatttcaaagaatATCTGAGTTCATAATGCAATTTAATCGGATaatagtagtaggtacttaccgtacatttgtacttataaaaaaatactgctaTTAATACTCGTACTGTCTAAATTGTGGTCCGTTCTTCTTGATATGGCGATAAAAAATGCAATCCAACCTAGAACAAAACCTAGATCACATGCTAAACTTCAAGTGTAGTGATATTTTTCGTTAATACGTACTATATTAtggtgaaaatgaaataatttttacttgCGCAGTTGCTCATCAGTGGACCCATTTCTGGAGCTGAGCTGGTCGACCTCGTGGGGCTtcggcgggcgcgcggcggcgaCGCGGGCAGCGAGCGCGGGCGCATGGGCCGCTTGGGCGTGCGCAGCGGCGCTGATGCTAGCGCGCTGTCTGGCCGCGCCGGACTTCGTCGTGCGCCGCACTGGGGCGTACCTGAAGGATCCTCAAGGAGTGAGATAGcagaatgtttttttaattagtttttgttAAGTGGAAAGTATTCTATGATAGAATACTTTCCATCTATCAACCGTTTTGCTACGCTCTTTGAGTAGTAAGTATTTCTTTCAATGAATCATATTACTTATCTATTAGGATTTAGGTATCATGCCAAGATTGGCTACTGTAGCCATGTGAGGGCACATGATAGGGCAGCCCAGCGTAGCCCTCTTATTGCGGACTAAAGGAATTTTGTCGCAGTTACCGTAGCCGAAAGCGGCTTgggagtatttatttatttatttattgaaaaagataCACCAACGACATATAACTTTACACATAACAATAATACAGTGTTGAGTaggtacaatattaaaatatatgcCTTTACAGGTGGATACATCATTTCCTATTATCGAACGTTGACTcgatatatatatatatatatatacactcgacatcaaataaatcgcacctcccgtgacaagcattttcaaacgtatgcttccccacttcccaccaatattggcactatttgaaagcctagttctaaccttcatttcattaaaggaaaggtttttaccccaaaaatgtgtctttagaaggctccagagtcacttcttaaaaaaataggtagttacgctagagccaacttttatggctataaaactgttaagttgggattaatcgctatccatctgttaaagaggacacgtgagatcattatttggttttataaccataaaaattggtctaattgatcccataggtgggcccaaagtgaggtattttttcaagtcttatttatggtatatgttaatcatttattaagaaattaaatgtgtttttctttaaggatatttattgggctttcaaataacaccaatattgttggggcaccatgattgtgtcagaagaaaatcgttaaagttcgcgtcgcggaaggtgcggtttatttgatgttgagtatatatatatatatatcaTGCCAAAGTACATAAGCTTATCTTAAAATCAGGTATTTCGTAAAAGTATACACGTCTACATATAATTACAATCCCTAACTGAATGTAAGATACTTACATAGAAGGTACGCGGCTAATATTTCAGATTAGAACGGCATCATTTATGGTAGGTATTCATGATTGAGGGCACTTAAAATAGGTACAAAAGTTATTGACAGTCAGCGATATAACATATTTAATAACAAATTGCAATTTCCAGAAATTAACACCTCACCTGAAGAAAGGTCGTCGCTCCCGACAGTCCCAACGTAGTGCGCCCAGCTCGCCCGGCGTACGTGACAATGTTTCTGTATACTCCGAGCCAACAGCCACCACCGAACTGGCCACCGCCTCCGTTGGGCCGGGCCAGGACTCCGCCCCAACCTCGCTCATGGTCACCCCGGTCAGGAAAGGCCGAGCCCACGACAACCACGACTTGATCGAAATGACCTACGCACCTCAAGAGCGACGCGATATACTTCAATAGCTTTTGGACTGTGCAACAAATATTCTTGCAAAGCATTTACTGTACTAAACATCTAGCAAACATGTCAATATGTACCAATAGTAAATCACGTTAATCGTGAAAGAAGATGAAAGGAgctataattacatttttaacgCTGGGTACGTAAATTAAGACATAAAATTGAGAATTCGTCGGTTCTCTAGCTCAGATTTCAGTGTGTTAATGCAAATGCTCAATATGTTTAAAGGACAAAAATtcataaaagaacaaaaaaggCTGTCAGAGCTCAAAGGACAGCAATAGGATTATTGAGCCGATGATaggtgaacgtcagaatggcgggtgtatgatcatagaaattaacaaaataaatacgattaattaatacctgaggtgtaccttgatgtacctttagttatttattttgtacttctcTAAGATGGGAGCAATTACGATtgcaaaatgagccgccaacctgatatcaggttggcgcgtgtatgctgaaattggacgaaacaggtaagttatggttttctaatatttatcattatttagtacctgagatgtacctcacaaataataaatatgaaccaaatgcgacgaataattaagaagaaaatcgatacgaaaaatttgatgtccaccttttttttgatggccaccattttttataagaagttagaaagttgataccgacacagataatacataccgtagtatttttacagataatacataccgtaTTTCTGTTTTTATGGCACGCACACTTTTGCATTTGCCAACGCCATTAATTTGCATAgtgtagcgccctcctgtaaatgtcataaataaggttgtccaacgtggcaacaATCGGAACTAACAATCGAGACATCGTCTTCCTCTTCTTCAAATTTTATTCTCTTCTTTTTTTCCTCTCCTGTCCTTCTTCTGTTTCTCTGATTTGTAAAATAAGAAGAAATAagacgaaaaaataaaaagatgagaaaataataaaaagatataaggcaaaaaaataaaaagataataataagaaGAAGATCGTGAGAAGATGAAGAGTCGAAGAAGAAGAGGAAGAAACAGAAGAAGATGAGAAGAAGAATAGAAGATGAAGAAGAAGAgatgaaaagaagaaaaaaataatattagaagaagaagactaTGTCCCGATTACTAGTTCCGATTGTTGgcacgttggacaaccttatttatgacatttacaggagggcgctactatcaatactaacttattgattttagcaaattaatgccattggcaaatgcaaaagtgtgcgtgccataaaaaacagacttaaaaatactacggtatgtattatctgtgtcagtATCAACTTTCTAACTTGTTATAAGAAATGGTGGCCATAAAAAAAAtggtggacatcaaatttttcgtatcaattttctcggtaattattcgtcgcatttggtttataataatatatttgtgaggtacatctgaggtactaaataatgataaatataagaaaaccataacttacctgtttcgtccaatttcagcatacacccgccaacctgatatcaggttggcggctcattttgtaattgtaattgtTCCCGTTTTAGGGaggtacaaaattaataactaaaggtacaccgaggtacatctcaggtattaaaaatttatatttatattattcaattctgtgaccatacacccgccattctgacgttcacgaTGATAGCTGTTGAGAAAGAACAGTTCTTAGGTAAGTAGAGACTGCACACTGATGATCACAAGCGTGTTTGTGCGCCTGTTGTGAAATTACTCAAATACATATGTAGCTAGAGAGTATCTACTAGCTTTTCAAAGAAGTTTTGTATTAATGTTTTGATTGAGTCGAATTTGGTAggaattaatttgaaaaagatTTAGCATAAGTATATTAATCATGCATCGTTGATGatcattatttttaagtattgtttTAGCATGTTTAGTGCGCATTAAATGTCTTTTCTAACTTATAAGAGTTTTATTATGCCAGAATCCACTGAATTTACGAAAGGTTAACATACGATTCATTCGCACTGGATTAGAGTGGGTGGAGTCCATTTTCAATACCTAAGTTACAGTATTGAACAATATGATGTTATAATGCGGCACACTTTCTTTACCTTTGGTGTAGTAAGTAAACTCATGTaagaagtaggtaattaatttaataatttatatgcTACCTTTATCATAATTAATATGAAGCGTTACTTTGCGGAAATCCAtagttagatattaaaatag
This genomic window from Ostrinia nubilalis chromosome 18, ilOstNubi1.1, whole genome shotgun sequence contains:
- the LOC135080653 gene encoding uncharacterized protein LOC135080653 yields the protein MTVLLYDYCELEERAARHLRTWKTWHIILYVLAAIFGAANYILLHKTMELVNDHCVLYPRKLEFHVVPRSNYTDEVETNVNYTMVDEVQNGLEDDVTSTDGKSMEKSVTKREIPDNETMDSLETTMDAMNVTVVTGNVTHQLVLDLTRSLFAFDSDCQFAEYMPVMSTICALVWVTLFTMCPGGGHARSGLQQPWRILTPALLFALVMVGLTGHSFTRTNGGLHAFCGAFANLTNSTTCSSVDPFLELSWSTSWGFGGRAAATRAASAGAWAAWACAAALMLARCLAAPDFVVRRTGAYLKDPQGKLTPHLKKGRRSRQSQRSAPSSPGVRDNVSVYSEPTATTELATASVGPGQDSAPTSLMVTPVRKGRAHDNHDLIEMTYAPQERRDILQ